The following are from one region of the Sandaracinus amylolyticus genome:
- a CDS encoding alpha/beta fold hydrolase, with product MPHTFMQLSDRFLVGQLQLRGFTSRRVRTSAGHVHVLEAAGRGSLPPLLVLHGFSAAGHLYEGVLLRMRPHAKRLVAPDMLGHGLSDMPAAGLDESACRRAMLETIDRVVDEPCIVFGNSLGGAAALTLALERPEKVRGLFLVAPGGAPMDAAELDAFVDRFRLRTHDEALDFVDRLFAKPHPMRQVLAWGTRKQFERPGLRDLLERVKPEDLLCARELGRLRMPIQVVWGAADRILHPTHLDFFRRHLPPHAKLQVVEHYGHTPHMDHPEELHRRLLAFARLVHARTPQREVVTSPGIGLSASAERPELPGISASIAP from the coding sequence GTGCCGCACACGTTCATGCAGCTCTCGGATCGCTTCCTCGTCGGACAGCTCCAGCTCCGTGGCTTCACGAGCCGCAGAGTCCGTACGAGCGCCGGCCACGTGCACGTCCTGGAGGCGGCCGGCCGCGGCTCGCTGCCGCCGCTCCTCGTGCTCCACGGATTCTCGGCCGCCGGGCACCTCTACGAGGGCGTGCTGCTGCGCATGCGCCCCCACGCCAAGCGCCTCGTCGCGCCCGACATGCTCGGCCACGGCCTCAGCGACATGCCGGCCGCCGGCCTCGACGAGAGCGCGTGCCGCCGCGCGATGCTCGAGACCATCGACCGCGTCGTCGACGAGCCGTGCATCGTGTTCGGCAACTCGCTGGGCGGCGCCGCGGCCCTCACGCTCGCGCTCGAGCGCCCCGAGAAGGTGCGCGGCCTCTTCCTCGTCGCCCCCGGCGGCGCGCCGATGGACGCGGCCGAGCTCGACGCGTTCGTCGATCGCTTCCGCCTCCGCACCCACGACGAGGCGCTCGACTTCGTCGACCGCCTCTTCGCCAAGCCGCACCCGATGCGCCAGGTGCTCGCGTGGGGCACCCGCAAGCAGTTCGAGCGCCCCGGCCTGCGCGACCTCCTCGAGCGCGTGAAGCCCGAGGACCTGCTCTGCGCGCGCGAGCTCGGTCGCCTCCGCATGCCGATCCAGGTCGTCTGGGGCGCGGCCGACCGCATCCTGCACCCGACGCACCTCGACTTCTTCCGCCGGCACCTGCCGCCCCACGCGAAGCTGCAGGTCGTCGAGCACTACGGGCACACGCCCCACATGGATCACCCCGAGGAGCTGCATCGCCGGCTGCTCGCGTTCGCCCGGCTGGTGCACGCGCGCACCCCGCAGCGCGAGGTCGTGACGAGCCCGGGCATCGGCCTCTCGGCTTCGGCCGAACGGCCGGAATTGCCGGGCATTTCGGCCTCCATCGCTCCTTGA
- a CDS encoding fatty acyl-AMP ligase, producing MTAYPSTLVEALDRLPGGEARGFRFYGADRQERYFPYEAMRAEAHRRAAFLAALGMRKGDCVALVLPENHEFVLSFLGASVGGFVPVPIFPRASFKGADQYVDTLEHIVKASHAKAVICMQQNRDIVDQLRGREGLEALPILDTETGFTGQAPPFAPPVVTPDDLCFLQFTSGSTNRPKGVMVKHHNLVANTTSFLGPHGLARTPDDVGVSWLPLFHDMGLIGFVLGTLIVDLPVVLLPTPTFARMPRMWLELITKHRGTITYAPNFAYQLVTKRCNEKDLAALDLSSLRVAGCGAEPIRARTLIEFAEKFRPAGFKSNALLPSYGMAESCLAITFHQRSTEMIVDRVDGAAMKSGRATPSTAADALELVSCGVPFPGHELAIVDESGQPVGERVVGQILSKGPSVTEGYFENPEASAESFKNGWLWTGDLGYVADGNVYICGRVKDLIILNGANHYPQDLEWAVGEIEGVRRGNVVAFSVMKDGVEQLVIAAEGNSGDAARLRTEIAEAIQKSFGLTPAHVAICAVGALPKTSSGKAQRRKTRAMWESGELEEHPVSA from the coding sequence ATGACGGCCTACCCCTCGACGCTCGTCGAAGCGCTCGACCGCCTGCCGGGCGGCGAGGCGCGCGGCTTCCGGTTCTACGGAGCCGATCGCCAGGAGCGTTACTTCCCCTACGAGGCCATGCGTGCCGAGGCGCACCGCCGGGCCGCGTTCCTCGCCGCGCTGGGCATGCGGAAAGGCGACTGCGTCGCGCTCGTGCTCCCCGAGAACCACGAGTTCGTGCTGAGCTTCCTCGGCGCGAGCGTCGGCGGGTTCGTCCCGGTGCCGATCTTCCCGCGCGCGTCGTTCAAGGGCGCCGACCAGTACGTCGATACCCTCGAGCACATCGTGAAGGCCTCGCACGCGAAGGCCGTCATCTGCATGCAGCAGAACCGCGACATCGTGGATCAGCTGCGCGGTCGCGAGGGCCTCGAGGCGCTGCCGATCCTCGACACCGAGACCGGGTTCACCGGGCAGGCGCCGCCCTTCGCGCCGCCGGTCGTCACGCCGGACGATCTCTGCTTCCTCCAGTTCACGAGTGGATCCACCAACCGCCCGAAGGGCGTGATGGTGAAGCACCACAACCTCGTCGCGAACACGACGTCGTTCCTCGGCCCGCACGGCCTGGCGCGCACGCCCGACGACGTCGGGGTCTCGTGGCTCCCGCTCTTCCACGACATGGGCCTGATCGGCTTCGTGCTCGGCACGCTGATCGTCGATCTGCCCGTCGTGCTGCTGCCCACGCCGACCTTCGCGCGCATGCCGCGCATGTGGCTCGAGCTCATCACGAAGCACCGCGGCACGATCACCTACGCGCCGAACTTCGCGTACCAGCTCGTCACCAAGCGCTGCAACGAGAAGGACCTCGCCGCGCTCGACCTCTCGAGCCTGCGGGTCGCGGGCTGCGGCGCCGAGCCGATCCGCGCCCGCACGCTGATCGAGTTCGCGGAGAAGTTCCGCCCCGCGGGCTTCAAGAGCAACGCGCTCCTGCCGAGCTACGGCATGGCGGAGAGCTGCCTCGCGATCACGTTCCACCAGCGCAGCACCGAGATGATCGTCGATCGCGTCGACGGCGCGGCGATGAAGAGCGGTCGCGCGACGCCGAGCACCGCGGCGGACGCCCTCGAGCTCGTCTCGTGCGGCGTGCCCTTCCCCGGCCACGAGCTCGCGATCGTCGACGAGAGCGGCCAGCCAGTCGGCGAGCGCGTCGTCGGTCAGATCCTCAGCAAGGGCCCGAGCGTCACCGAGGGCTACTTCGAGAACCCCGAGGCGAGCGCCGAGTCGTTCAAGAACGGCTGGCTCTGGACGGGCGACCTCGGCTACGTCGCGGATGGCAACGTGTACATCTGCGGCCGCGTGAAGGATCTCATCATCCTGAACGGCGCGAACCACTACCCGCAGGATCTCGAGTGGGCCGTCGGTGAGATCGAGGGTGTGCGCCGCGGGAACGTCGTCGCGTTCAGCGTGATGAAGGACGGCGTCGAGCAGCTCGTGATCGCGGCCGAGGGCAACAGCGGCGACGCCGCGCGCCTGCGCACCGAGATCGCCGAGGCGATCCAGAAGAGCTTCGGCCTGACGCCCGCGCACGTCGCGATCTGCGCGGTGGGCGCGCTGCCCAAGACCTCGAGCGGCAAGGCCCAGCGCCGTAAGACCCGCGCGATGTGGGAGAGCGGCGAGCTCGAAGAGCATCCGGTGTCGGCCTGA
- a CDS encoding acyl carrier protein, which produces MNRSELIKTFQRMASEIAEKDFSHVTEDAKIAALGIDSLGMLELVGQMERELGVQIPDEQLVGIQTVRQLLDLVEKRAVAAR; this is translated from the coding sequence ATGAACCGTTCCGAGCTGATCAAGACGTTCCAGCGGATGGCGAGCGAGATCGCCGAGAAGGACTTCAGCCACGTCACCGAGGACGCGAAGATCGCGGCGCTCGGCATCGACTCGCTCGGCATGCTCGAGCTCGTGGGTCAGATGGAGCGCGAGCTCGGCGTGCAGATCCCGGACGAGCAGCTCGTCGGCATCCAGACCGTCCGTCAGCTCCTCGATCTCGTCGAGAAGCGCGCGGTCGCGGCGCGTTGA
- a CDS encoding acyl carrier protein produces MSDSDLREKLREIIAEVSEVDEIPDETPFKELGIDSMMAIEIVAEVERTFKLSIPEDELKKMTHFTAVYDLVKSKLAAAA; encoded by the coding sequence ATGTCGGACAGCGACCTGAGGGAGAAGCTCCGCGAGATCATCGCCGAGGTGAGCGAGGTCGACGAGATCCCCGACGAGACTCCCTTCAAGGAGCTCGGGATCGACTCGATGATGGCGATCGAGATCGTCGCGGAGGTCGAGCGCACCTTCAAGCTCTCGATCCCCGAGGACGAGCTCAAGAAGATGACGCACTTCACGGCGGTCTACGACCTCGTGAAGAGCAAGCTCGCCGCCGCCGCTTGA
- a CDS encoding acyl-CoA thioesterase has translation MPDDRTAVVRHRARVGYVDTDKAGVVHHTVYLVWMEAGRIEYLRARGVDYRRFEVERGLAMPVVEASLAYRSPARFDDEVVIETWVSSITRARIVFEARVLRDGEVLCEGAITTAVVHLAEARPVSVPEELRRACS, from the coding sequence GTGCCGGACGATCGCACCGCGGTCGTCCGGCATCGTGCTCGTGTGGGCTACGTCGACACCGACAAGGCCGGTGTCGTGCACCACACGGTCTATCTCGTGTGGATGGAGGCCGGGCGCATCGAGTACCTGCGCGCGCGCGGCGTCGACTACCGACGCTTCGAGGTCGAGCGCGGGCTCGCGATGCCGGTCGTGGAAGCGAGCCTCGCGTATCGCTCGCCGGCGCGCTTCGACGACGAGGTCGTGATCGAGACGTGGGTCTCGTCGATCACGCGCGCACGCATCGTGTTCGAGGCGCGCGTGCTGCGTGATGGCGAAGTGCTCTGCGAAGGCGCGATCACGACGGCGGTCGTGCACCTCGCGGAGGCGCGCCCGGTGAGCGTGCCGGAGGAGCTGCGTCGTGCGTGCTCGTGA
- a CDS encoding carbohydrate-binding family 9-like protein gives MRARELLISVALLSGCTCATPPPRTEIPTLRVPRASAPPTLDGRLDDAIWRDAARTERFVDTMDGSHAQPEVTARMAWDDDALYVAFEVADELLRCDLEGHDAHLWEQDAVELMIDPDGDGRSYAELQVSPTNLVFDTWFDARRVPQPFGRVAWSSELRSAVSTEGTPNDDAADEGWTAEIAIPWSAFERLGTPASRPSRGDTWRIALYVLDVRAQGQLGVGWSPPLIGDFHVPERFGRVTFE, from the coding sequence GTGCGTGCTCGTGAGCTCTTGATCTCCGTGGCGCTGCTCTCGGGCTGCACCTGCGCGACGCCTCCGCCGCGCACCGAGATCCCCACGCTGCGCGTCCCGCGGGCGAGCGCACCGCCGACTCTCGATGGTCGCCTCGACGACGCGATCTGGCGCGATGCCGCGCGGACCGAGCGCTTCGTCGACACGATGGACGGCTCGCACGCGCAGCCCGAGGTCACCGCGCGGATGGCGTGGGACGACGACGCCCTCTACGTCGCGTTCGAGGTCGCCGACGAGCTCCTGCGCTGCGATCTCGAAGGCCACGACGCGCACCTGTGGGAGCAGGACGCGGTCGAGCTGATGATCGATCCCGACGGCGACGGGCGCAGCTACGCCGAGCTGCAGGTCTCGCCGACGAACCTGGTGTTCGACACGTGGTTCGACGCGCGCCGCGTGCCCCAGCCCTTCGGTCGCGTCGCGTGGTCGAGCGAGCTGCGCTCCGCGGTGTCCACCGAGGGCACGCCCAACGACGACGCGGCGGACGAGGGCTGGACCGCCGAGATCGCGATCCCGTGGAGCGCGTTCGAGCGCCTCGGCACGCCGGCGTCGCGCCCCTCGCGCGGCGACACCTGGCGCATCGCGCTCTACGTGCTCGACGTGCGCGCGCAGGGACAGCTCGGCGTCGGATGGTCGCCGCCGCTGATCGGCGACTTCCACGTACCCGAACGCTTCGGACGCGTGACGTTCGAATAA
- a CDS encoding serine/threonine-protein kinase gives MLSRPTARSPLRPGPDETVVPLVVRRRGEDAEARREEGGARMSSVASLASVELSGVLATSPDALRRRLLGPWALGLRQYLALRLGDPQRAGDAFRELRRLVSAMPASELVREPGPKAHVYRLARRIALDLAAQRPASGREALAFRDPPEATRGYADALQRVRRSLSGDDAELVELRFARELSPAEIACVVEQPLVDVELRLSRATSRAFDLLGAHAPDPHATRGGPLVDAFALAKGAQGSATRTVDGESLAALPPGTLIGARYRVVKRVGIGAFGDVYMADDADVPGHRVALKMLREPSLSTAAREAALRELKLIAAVFHPSVVQFKDHGWHEDRLWFVMPWYEGETLDQRMQRGPLARAEARRIFEPLARALAALHANGIRHQDIKPDNVFLARIKGFGPDGEHEESIPVLLDLGVAAKEHEALIGGTPVYFAPEVASHYANVDDERPIGPKADVFALALTLRNALEPDTEEDVPAGAIEAFIERRARERPPLPRAKELRWLAPSFERWLAMDPDQRPSAEELARELAVLTRPEERRARRRAVLQWLVPLLVGLGAAFGALVYVFVRETELQELEISRARTEAQAARADLMVEAARLEALDADHAALLERYEQNRLTRQQLADQLATAEGQIRILGDQIGQLIGDRESLSASLDETREALATTQETLLTQRRQLDTELTRVRDLTRHIDELRIDSERVTAELEGELEQTRGRVEQLEDQLEISRAARREVTARAESLESQLRESEATRERAMEELVTLRRRVAQLREILDPADGPSRRQDTTPVDVRAPEPATTGSDDAP, from the coding sequence ACGCGGAGGCGCGCCGGGAAGAGGGTGGGGCGCGGATGTCGTCGGTCGCGAGCCTCGCGTCGGTCGAGCTCTCGGGCGTCCTTGCGACGTCGCCCGACGCGCTCCGTCGACGGCTGCTCGGACCGTGGGCGCTCGGCCTGCGCCAGTACCTCGCGCTGAGGCTGGGCGACCCCCAGCGCGCCGGCGATGCGTTCCGCGAGCTGAGGCGTCTCGTGTCGGCGATGCCCGCGTCGGAGCTCGTGCGCGAGCCGGGGCCGAAGGCGCACGTGTACCGCCTCGCGCGGCGCATCGCGCTCGACCTCGCGGCGCAGCGCCCGGCCTCGGGGCGCGAGGCGCTCGCGTTCCGTGACCCGCCCGAGGCGACGCGCGGCTACGCCGACGCGCTCCAGCGGGTGCGCCGTTCGCTCTCGGGCGACGACGCCGAGCTCGTCGAGCTGCGCTTCGCGCGCGAGCTCTCGCCCGCCGAGATCGCGTGCGTCGTCGAGCAGCCGCTCGTGGACGTCGAGCTGCGCCTCTCGCGCGCGACGTCGCGGGCGTTCGATCTCCTCGGCGCGCACGCGCCCGATCCGCACGCGACGCGCGGTGGCCCGCTGGTCGATGCGTTCGCGCTCGCGAAGGGCGCGCAGGGCAGCGCGACGCGCACCGTCGACGGCGAGTCGCTCGCGGCGCTGCCGCCGGGGACGCTGATCGGCGCGCGGTATCGCGTCGTGAAGCGCGTCGGCATCGGCGCGTTCGGCGACGTGTACATGGCGGACGATGCCGACGTCCCGGGGCACCGCGTCGCGCTCAAGATGCTGCGCGAGCCCTCGCTCTCGACCGCGGCGCGCGAGGCCGCGCTGCGCGAGCTCAAGCTGATCGCCGCGGTGTTCCACCCGTCGGTCGTGCAGTTCAAGGATCACGGCTGGCACGAGGATCGGCTGTGGTTCGTCATGCCGTGGTACGAGGGCGAGACGCTCGATCAGCGCATGCAGCGCGGTCCGCTCGCGCGCGCCGAGGCGCGCCGCATCTTCGAGCCCCTCGCGCGCGCGCTCGCGGCGCTGCACGCGAACGGCATCCGTCATCAGGACATCAAGCCGGACAACGTCTTCCTCGCGCGCATCAAGGGCTTCGGCCCCGACGGCGAGCACGAGGAGAGCATCCCGGTGCTGCTCGATCTCGGCGTCGCCGCGAAGGAGCACGAGGCGCTGATCGGCGGCACGCCGGTGTACTTCGCGCCCGAGGTCGCGTCGCACTACGCGAACGTCGACGACGAGCGACCGATCGGCCCGAAGGCAGACGTGTTCGCGCTCGCGCTCACGCTTCGCAACGCGCTCGAGCCGGACACGGAAGAGGACGTGCCCGCGGGCGCGATCGAGGCGTTCATCGAGCGGCGCGCGCGCGAGCGCCCGCCGCTGCCGCGCGCGAAGGAGCTGCGCTGGCTCGCGCCCTCGTTCGAGCGCTGGCTCGCGATGGATCCCGATCAGCGGCCGAGCGCGGAAGAGCTCGCGCGCGAGCTCGCAGTGCTCACGCGGCCCGAGGAGCGGCGGGCGCGACGTCGCGCGGTGCTGCAGTGGCTCGTGCCGCTGCTGGTGGGCCTCGGCGCGGCGTTCGGCGCGCTCGTCTACGTCTTCGTCCGCGAGACCGAGCTGCAGGAGCTCGAGATCAGCCGCGCGCGCACCGAGGCCCAGGCTGCGCGCGCCGACCTCATGGTCGAAGCCGCGCGCCTCGAGGCGCTCGACGCCGATCACGCCGCGCTGCTGGAGCGCTACGAGCAGAACCGCCTCACGCGCCAGCAGCTCGCGGATCAGCTCGCGACCGCGGAAGGCCAGATCCGCATCCTCGGCGATCAGATCGGTCAGCTGATCGGCGATCGCGAGTCGCTGAGCGCGTCGCTCGACGAGACGCGCGAGGCGCTCGCGACGACGCAGGAGACGCTGCTCACGCAGCGAAGGCAGCTCGACACCGAGCTCACGCGCGTCCGCGATCTGACGCGGCACATCGACGAGCTGCGCATCGACTCCGAGCGCGTGACCGCGGAGCTCGAGGGCGAGCTCGAGCAGACGCGCGGGCGCGTCGAGCAGCTCGAGGATCAGCTCGAGATCTCGCGCGCAGCGCGCCGCGAGGTGACGGCGCGCGCGGAGTCGCTCGAGAGCCAGCTGCGCGAGTCGGAGGCCACGCGCGAGCGCGCGATGGAGGAGCTCGTCACGCTGCGGCGTCGTGTCGCGCAGCTGCGCGAGATCCTCGATCCGGCCGATGGCCCGTCGCGCCGGCAGGACACGACCCCGGTCGACGTCCGCGCCCCCGAGCCCGCGACCACGGGCTCCGACGACGCGCCCTGA